The DNA region CGAGCCTTGTGACATAAGTCGCTGATCTTGACGCCGGACTCCCGAGGACTCATCGCTATGCCTCAAGACGATTTCGGGGGCAGAGCATATGGGTGTGATGGAGCGCGTCGCGGCGCCGCGACGGAAAAAGGTGATCGCACCGGTCGAGGTCGAAGCAGATCGTCTGCTGCGGGGCGATTGCATCGCGCAGATGGCGAGCCTGCCCGACAATTGCATCGACATGATCTTCGCCGATCCGCCCTATAACCTGCAATTGGGCGGCGACTTGTTCCGGCCCGAAGGCGGGCGCGTCGATGCGGTCGATAACGACTGGGACAAGTTCGACACGCTGGGCAGCTACGACCGCTTCACCAAGGCATGGCTGCGTGAGGCGCGCCGTATCTTAAAGCCCAACGGCTCCATCTGGGTGATCGGCAGCTATCACAATATCTTCCGCGTCGGCACCGCGCTCCAGGACGAAGGCTTCTGGATTTTGAACGACATCATCTGGCGCAAATCCAACCCCATGCCCAATTTCAAGGGCACGCGCTTCACCAACGCGCATGAAACCTTGATCTGGGCCAGCCAGGGCGAAGACGCCAAATATACGTTCAATTACAAGGCGATGAAGACGCTCAACGACGAGTTGCAGATGCGCTCCGACTGGGTGCTGCCGATCTGCGGCGGGCAGGAACGGTTGAAGCGCAACGGCACCAAGGCGCATCCGACGCAAAAGCC from Sphingobium sp. HWE2-09 includes:
- a CDS encoding site-specific DNA-methyltransferase; this encodes MGVMERVAAPRRKKVIAPVEVEADRLLRGDCIAQMASLPDNCIDMIFADPPYNLQLGGDLFRPEGGRVDAVDNDWDKFDTLGSYDRFTKAWLREARRILKPNGSIWVIGSYHNIFRVGTALQDEGFWILNDIIWRKSNPMPNFKGTRFTNAHETLIWASQGEDAKYTFNYKAMKTLNDELQMRSDWVLPICGGQERLKRNGTKAHPTQKPEALLYRVMLACTKPGDVVLDPFFGTGTTGAVAKRLGRKWIGIEREDDYIEVALERIEAALPLDESALTIMQTARQQPKVAFGTLVETGYLTPGATLMDSKRRWQAEVRADGSLLVGTDTGSIHKMGATLQNAPSCNGWTFWHVEVDGKLQPIDTLRQTYLLANEP